The Microvirga lotononidis region TGTTCGAGGAGCCCGGCACGCTCGATCAGGTGGTGATCTTGGCACGCGGTTGGTTCGTCCCGCGCCTGAGCCAGAGAGGTTGAACATGCAGCCGGATGATCTGAGCTTTCGCAACCGCGCCGAGGCCGGCCGCCAACTCGTTCCGCGTCTGATGGCCTTTGTGGCTGAGAACCCCATTGTACTGGCGCTTCCACGCGGCGGCGTACCAGTGGCATTCGAGATAGCCCAGGCTTTGCAGGCACCGCTCGACCTCATCTTCGTGCGCAAGATCGGGGCTCCTGGCCACGCCGAATTCGGCCTCGGCGCGGTGGTCGACGGCGCCCACCCCCAGGTCGTGCTCAATGAAGAGGCCCTTCGCCACGTCAAAGTGCCGCCAGGCTACATCGAAGACGAAACCGAACGGCAGCTGAAGGAGATCGAACGGCGACGCGAGCACTATCTGGCGGGCCGGCGCCCGGTCGACGTGGAGGGGCGTATCGCTATCGTGGTCGACGATGGGATCGCCACGGGCAGCACCGTTCGGGCGGCCTTGAAGGGCCTGTCCCGTGCCCGGCCGGCCCGCCTTGTCCTGACCGTTCCGGTCGCGCCACAGGACACCCTCGCGCGCCTCGCGAGCGAAGCCGACGAGGTGATCTGCCTGATGACACCAGAGGAATTTTACGCCGTCGGCGAGTATTACGATGACTTCCGCCAGATCTCGGACCGGGAGGTCATGAGGCTTCTGGACGAGGCCCAACGCTGGAAAAGGGAGGATGTCCCATGAACGTCACCAGTCTGCGTGACCTGTACATGCCGAGCTCCAGGAAATCCGCAGCGTCGAGGAGCAGCTCGTCGCGGCTCTGCCGCGGATGGCCGATGTGGTCGGCCATGCCGAACTCAGGCAGGGGATCCAAACCCACCTGGAGGAGACCCGCGCGCAGCAATCCCGCGTGGAGGAGATCCTGCGCCGGCACAAGCCCGAGCCGCGCGAGCACGTCGACCAGGCCATAGTCCAGGACCGTGGTCTGCGCGATGCCGGCATCATCGCCTCGACGCAGCGGGTCGAGCACTACGAGATCGCGGTGTACGGTTCGCTTGCAAGCTGGGCCAAGCAGCTCGGGCTAGACGAGGATGTGCAGGCGCTGTTGGCCATCCTGGAGGAGAAACGCACGGACGGGCGGCTGAGCCTGCTCGCCAAGCGCATGATCAATCCGGATGCCGCGACCTAACGCTGAAGGAGAGGAGCCATGTCGCTTACCATCACTAGTCCGGCTTTCCGGGACGGCGAGGTCATCCCGATCCGGCACACCCGCGACGGCGAGAACCTGTCGCCGCCGCTGGCGTGGCGAGATGCTCCGCCCGAAACCAGGAGCTACGTGCTGATCGTCGAGGATCCCGACGCGCCCTCGGGTACGTTCCGGCATTGGGTGTTGTACAACATTCCAGCTGGCGAAACGGGCCTGCCGGAGGGAACATCTGCCCAGGTTCTGCGCGGAGCAGGGGAGTGTGTGAACGGGTTTGGGAAAACCCGCTATGACGGTCCCCAGCCACCAAAGGGTCATGGGCCGCATCACTACCATTTCCGCTTGGCCGCCCTTGATGCGCCAAGGCTCGACATCCCAGCTTCGACAAGGGCCGAGGACGTCTGGGCGAAGGTGCAGCCCCACATCATCGCCGAGGCGGAGGTGGTCGGCGTCTACGAGCGGTAAAGCTGATGAGGCGCCAGGGTGTTGTCGGTCCTGCAGGAGACTGCGTGAGCTTGCCACAGGCTTGCAGGTTGATGTCGCAAAGATCGGACAACATCTCTTTCTTATGGCTGGCTCCAAGTTCAGGCCACCCAACCCCATTGCTCTTGGCGACGTGGTCCGGGAGCACCTGGGACAACAGTTGCGTGGCGTCTATTCCGACTTGATGGTCTCCGATCTGCCTTCGGATCTGGTCAGGCTGATCGGACGCCTGGAGAATTCCATCCGGATCCCCCACGATCCGCATGATCCAGGCTTCGTCTAGGATCTCCTGAACTCCATCTGTCACCTGCGTGCCTTTGCTATTTCGCTCACCCATGACGTGAACCGTGCGGAAGACCTGTTGCAGAGCACGCTGCTGAAAGCCTGTGACCGGCGCAACCGGTTCGAGCCGGGCACCTGCCTTCAAGCCTGGCTCTTTACGATCCTGAAGAACGACTTTCACACCGAGCACTGAAAACGGCAGCGGGAGGTCGAGGATGTCGAAGGCGCCTATGCCGCGGGCCTGATTGCACTGCCGGAGCAGCTGGATGAGCTGGAGCTCCAGGATCTCTTGCAGGCACTGTCGAAGCTACCAGCGTGGCAGCGCGAGGTCCTCCTGCTGGTTGGTGTGGAGGGCCTGAGCTACGAGGAAATTGCCGCCCGTCAGCATGTCACGGTGGGCACCGTCAACAGCCGGGTCAACCGCGTGCGTCACCATCTCGCACAGATCCTTAGTCTGGGACCAGATGATGCCATCGGCAGCCGGTTCTCGCACCCTGAGCGGGCGGACGCCGAGGCGCAGAGAGCTTGCATCACCTCGGTTGATCTGGGAGCAAAGGCATCGCATGAGCGTGCGTGTAGTCCGGTTCTCGGCGGTCCTTCTGACCACTCTCGCTCTGGTCCCGGTCGGAGGGCACGCCCAACCGGCTCCGGATCGGCAGGCCTGTGCGAGGGGCGAGGCTCAAGCCATCATCGGGCAACACTACTCGCCTGAGCTGGCCGAGAGAGCCCGCCGGGGCAGTCGGGGCTCGCGAGGTCCAAACGATCGAGCCGGGGCGCGCCTACACGACCGACCTCAATGCTGATCGGCAGAACATTGAGGTGGATCGCGCCGGCATCGTGATAGGCCTCCGCGGCGGATGACGTTCCATCAGCATCGACTGCTTCGAATGTGAGTCCAGCCCTCCTCTGGTTCGGTTCGTCGAGCGCGGCCCGGCTGTCTCCTGCCGTCTTCGCGATCCATCCAAGGTGCTTTCGGCTACCGCATCCATCCTTCCAGGCTGCAGATCGCCACCATGACGAGGACGGCGCCACCAAGGAGGACGATGTCGTGCCATGAGCCCAGGTCGACCATGAACTGTCCCCTGACGTGGATGAAATGGAAGCCGCAACTCTCCTCCAGAACGCCAACTCTTATTGTTTGCTCTGTGCCATCGCCGACCACGCGGCGGTTCGTTCGCCAAACCTGCCTCGCCTGATTGCACGCTATAGCCCGGCGGGCGTCATGATGGGCCTTTGGGACAGCCCTCAGGCGCCAAACCGGACCGGTCCAGAACCTGTTCCGCGGAACGGTTCAGGTCTCGGCGAAGCGAACAAACGCCCGCAGACCGGCGATCAGCAGCGCCCTCTGATCGGCCGGTAGGCCGGGGTAGGTGGTATCAACCAGAGCTGTCAGCTCCTCGCGGCCGGGCCGGCGTTCCCGGATCTCGTTGACCCACATGACAATCTCCGGCGCTGTGCTCGCGCAGGACGGGCACGCGTCGATGATTCCGTTGGCGAGTTCGCTGATGTGGTCGAGCGGGGCAGCGTCAGGGGCGATCGGCATGGCGGATTCAGGAGGCGTTTGTCACTTCGGCTCAATGGACTGATCGCCGCCAGGCGATCCTGGAGGCGGGATGACCCGCGTCGTGCCGGGATTCGGCACCGGCGGGCGGACCGCCATGTCGGAGGCGATGTCGGCCGGCGGGCGGATCATGCCGTCTGTACGTTCCAGTTTGTCGCTCAGCGGCGCGGTCGAGCGACCCACTGAGCCGGTGGAGCGGGGATCCTGTGGCCCGGTGCTCTCGGTTTTGAGCGTCTCGGAGGTCTGAGGCTGGCCCTGTGCATGTGCCAGGGGCGTGCTGGCGACCCCGCCAGCCATGACGATTGTAGTCAGCCAAAGCTGTCTTGGTTTGAGGCGCATGTGTGGCCTCCCTAAACTCATGTTAAGCTCTGTTCTCCAACGCGGCCTCACCGGCCACCGTTCCCCTGATCGTCTGGTGGCGGACGCATTCTTCTCAACACCCCTGTGTCGCTCGTCCGTGTACATCAGCCACGGATGCCTCAGAGGCCGACACGTCAGGGCGCTGATCCGAGGCTGGGCCTTGAGGATCGGGCCTGGCCACGTCCGATGCCCGAATGCGGGTCCTCCAGCCGCGCCATACCTCGATCATCTCCTGCCGCAAGGGTGGCCTCGGCTTGGGCAGGGCCTGCCAGATGAACAGCGTACAGGCCTTACCGACCGCAAGGATGATGGCCATCCCATAAAGAAGGATCACCGGAGAGAAACTCTCGGTCATTCATCCCCCTCCTCTTCGATCATGAGCCAAGATGCTCGCTCGTTCCGTCGGATCGACAGCAGATGTCAGACGCATCTATAGTATCTAGGGCTGGGTTAGGATGGAGGCAGGCGATGACGCTGTCTCTTGCGCTCGCATTTTTCTTGGCAGCCACACTCGGTGCGGATGCCGCCCCGGCAAAGTCGAAGACGACACCCAGAGCTGGTCAGCTCGCCCAGACAGTTACCGTTTCCGGGGAATGCACCCGACTGGTTCAGGCCGGGCAGCCCGTCGCGGGATGCAAGAACATCCTGGTGAATACGAACTACAGCACGGGCGTGAGCGGGTATTGGTTCATGACCGGCAACAGCATTGTGTCCTTTGCCGGCGACGGCGCCCGCCGGCTTGAACAAGCCTCCGGCCATGTGATCCAGTCCATCGAGCGGGTGTTCCTGACCGACACAGCGAAGCCTGCCCAGGAAGAGGATGCTACGGAGGAGACAGCAATCGGCTTCTGCCGTTTTAGCGATATGACCGAGAGAGGCTCGACGATCGAGTGCGTGGCCCATACCCGGGCAGGTCTGTATGAGGGAGCGTTCGTGACCGACGGCAATCCGCCAAAGCTCGACACATTCCAGCTCGGTCGATAGCCGCCCAGGATTAGTCCGGTGCGAAACGAGGGGCCGGATGAACGTGCGCCCGATCGATTGACAGGACTAGCGCCCAAGGAGCACCCTCTCCACGTGGGGGTGCGCCACAAGGATGGCTACGATGGACCGCTTCGACCACATCCTGCACTGGAAGCTGAAGCAAGGCTCGCACACGTTCCCGGGCCAAGACGGCGGCACCTGCATCAACGAGGCGGCCGTTGTCGCGGCGGGCTTTCCGTACCAACCGGTCGGGTCGGTCGAGACCATGCCGGACTGCTTCTCGCGCCCGATCTGTCGGTTCGCGATGCACCTGAACGATGAGGCCGACGATGAGGAGCGGCAGCTCCTGCTGCCGTTCGTCACCCGCCTGGCCTGTGCCGATACACCACCGGTGGAGCAGGAGCGGGAGGCCTACATCGCCGCGCGCTTGAGCTGGCGTCTATCCTTCCGGGACCGGCTGGCCATTCTCGAAGGCGCCCTCGCGATCGGCCGGCCGGCTGACATGTCGAGGCCGGAGGTGATCAGCAGCCGGATGGCGACAGTCCAGCAGAATGCGGCAACAGCCACCTCTGTGGAGGAGTATCCTCTGTGCTCCCAATTCCAGGGGTGGTTCGCTGGTATTTTTTAGGAGCTAGTCGCGGTTGCCACTGCGCGGGGCTCATTCACGAACCTGATCTGGTCTGGGCTGGCTGTCTTTCTGACAGGAGATCACGCCCATGAAAACTCTGACGGCTTTCAAGCTCGTTCGCATGGTTCAGGACGAGCACCGCACCGAAGCCGAGTTCGAGGGAACCGGAGCCGAAGGTGGACAGGAGGTCACCCTGATCCTGAACAACATCGATGCCCAGGAGGTCGATTTGCACGTCGGCGAGCGCTACACGCTGGACATCCAGCGGTTCAATCCTGAGGAGAGGATCAGCGCAAGGCCTGAGCATTAGAGCAGCGAACGGTTTGTCGGACCCGCTTCGCTCCCATTCCTTGCCGGGAGCCATGCTACTTCCGCTGCGGCGATCGGGGGAGGGCAGGTCAGGAGTGAAATGCGGACCTTCCCACGGTCATGCTGTAGGACAGACCATGACTCGATAAAGACTTAAACGAAGCCAACTCCGCTCCAAGCGACTGTTCGGTGCCACGCGCGCGCTAGTGCGGCTCCTGTCCTGTGGTCTGCCATCCTTTGAGATCGTATGCTCGTGCTCAGGCGTTGGGTAAGCTCTCATGAGGAGGTCTTTTCCCATGTCAGGCCATGCCATTCACATCAAGATCGATGGACGAACCTACGCGGGCACCTACCAGATCGACCGCAAGATTCTCACCGTCACAACGCCCTACGGCCGGAAGTCGGCTGAGATCGCCCCGCGGGTGGCGCACGACACCCTGGCCCACCAACTCTTGCAGGAACTGATCCAGCAGGAAAAGGCCCGCAAGGGCTCGACCCTCTGATCGTACGCCATCTCGGTCAGTTCTGGGATCTCGCCATCCTCTCGTGGAATATCCTAATAAAAGGACACGAAGGAGCAGACCGTGACCGCAAAAAGCACCTCACCCCTGCAGGATACGCTCCTCCAGCACCTGCGCGACGGCAACATCGAGGTGACGATGTTCCTCGTGAACGGGATCAGGCTTCTGGGCTGGATCAAACGGTTTGACAGCTTCACGGTTCAGCTTGTGCGAGGCAGCAGCTCGCAGGTCGTCTACAAGCATGCCATTTCGACCATTCTCCCGGCAGAGCCGATCCCCCTGTTTGTTCCGGAAGCCGAGAGTGACGATGATCGGTCACACCCGGATCTGGAACACAAGGTACAATAAGCGCTCACCCGAGATAGGATCGTTTCATCACCACCTTCCAGGTGCTCAGGATTCCAGCGGCAGGGACTGCTCGAGGTGTCGCTTGCGACGCGATTGCCGGTGATCGGATCGAGAACAGCATGCCTGCGCACCAGCATCGTGATGCAAATCTCCGAGAGGGTGGGAGTTGGAGTAGCGCAAAGGCCCTTCCTTGTGCGTGAACAGGCACACAACCTCCGTAAACTCAGCCCCGTTCAGACCAATCCCAACGTGGCTTTTTCATGCCCATAACCCGTATCACTGGAGCAACGCTTCCCTGGAAAAAGCTAGCGCAGCGGGCATCTACATTATCCTGCCTTGACGGAGAAGTTGCCGTGGATGTGGTCGTGACGCCTGCGGAGTTCAGACCAGGCACTTGGATATTGAGCGATAGGCTCCAGCGCCCTCTTGGAACCATTACGGAAGTCTCTCTGTCCCTCTTTATCATCCATGCAGAGGGCAATCCTGGGCTGGCGGGAATGGAGACTGCCACCTTCTCCTCACTCGACAGCGTCATGTCGGCCATCGCGAAACATATGAAAGGTGAGTGTCAACTTTCCAGCGGCGTGGATAACGTGAAGTTGCGTGGCTAAGATCAAGGCCCAACCCACCTCATCCCCCCTGCGACAGTCCTATCGAGCACCCGCCGCACCTGTTCGCGGCTCCATGCGCCACCGCGGGCCGTCCTGAGCCCCTTGGCATTCAGTCCCTCGGCGATCCGCTGGAGCGTGACAGTACCAGAGGTCCGCAGCTCCTCGATGATCAGAGCCAAGTCCGTGGCGCAGCTCCGAGCCTTGGCCTGGCGTGTCGCGAGGCTAATCGCCCGGGCCTTGGCAGCGGCCAGAGCGCCCTTGGTGCACTTGGAGATCATCCTCCGCTCCTCGTCCACCATAGCCATGATGCCGACCGTCAGACGACTGGCGCTTTGCATGTCGGCCGCCACGAAATCCACGCCGGCCTTCTTCAACCCGAGCAGGAAATGCGCATCGCGGCTGAGGCGATCCAGCTTGGCGATGACAAGGGCGGCCTGGTGCAGGCGGCATAATCGCAGCGCCTCAGCCAGCCTGAGCCGGTCAGCCCGCTTGCCGCTCTCGATCTCCAGCACCTCGGTGACGAGCTGCCATTGCCCACCGTTCAGGTAGTCGGCCACCGCCTGGCGCTGCGCCTCCAGCCCGAGATCGCTGCGGCCCTGCTTGGCCGTGGATACCGGCAGATACGACACGAACCGGCCTTCGGCCATGGCATCCTCCCTCGTCGCATCTGAAGCAATGTTCGTTCGTTGCGGCGAAGGTGACATCCCCAGAACCGGTGCCAAGGGTGCTCTTACCCATGAGAATGTTAGACGGGGCCGGGTTGTCGGTTCATGCTGGGACGATGCGAACCGTGATCCTCGTTGCTAGCCTTCTCAGCGTCGCTCCTGCCACTGCTCAGGAGGCTCCGTCGGTGTGGCGAGATCCTGAAGGTGGATGCACCTACCTCAAGCTCGGGGACACCCTCAGCCTCCGCTATCAGCGGGATGGGCTGCCAGACTGTCCCGATGCGAGACAGGAGACAAACCCATCCTTGTCTCCTCCTGACCAAACAGGCTCAATCACCCATGATGATGTTCGGGATGTCACACGGGCCATCGAAGGACTGACCCGGAAGCTTGATGAACTCAGGCGAGAGTACGAGCGCAGAGGGCGCTTCTAGCCTGATCTCGAGAAAGTTGCGGTCTCCTCAGAAACCGTGACAAGACGACCTACAGTGCGTGAGTAGACAATCGACCCAATATGGCTTTTCTAATGGGAATGCTCGTATGCCTTCTCGCCTGGCTTGATACCGATTGATATTTAATTAGCGACTGCTGCCACTAACGATCCCCCGGGCCACGGTGCCTCGAGGCCCATACTCCTTAAGTATCCCAGAGCAAGCTTTCGCCTTGCCAATCTCATTATATTGCTTCCACATTCGATCCATTATCTCTGGCAGATCAGGATCTGTGAAAGCAGAGACCACAGGGTTGCCTGACACTCGCTCAATGTGATCTGCTAGCTTTTCCAGATTTACTTTGTAACCACAAATCTTCTCACCGTATTTTGTGCTGACGATTGGGATCATGCCAGCTTGATTATCTTGTGCCCACACGGGCCCTGCGAACCCCAAAGCAATTACCGGCAACACGATTCTTTTCATGATACTTTCCTGTCGAGTGTGAGCGGACCTCGCGGCACTGTACACGGATGGAGGTAAATTTCAGCGCATACGGGATCGAAGCCGAGCGCCTTATAGGCATCCGAAAAACGCGCCTGCACTGCTCCAGAGCATTCCATCGCACTCAGGGTACCGGCCGGGAGAGAAGGTCTGTAAGAACTCCATGAGGCCGCTGTGGGGTGGAAGTGACCCACTGATCACCCCCTTGCAGCCTTTGAAGCGCGAGCCGGGTGGCGCTTCGGCTCGGGCGTGACCTCGCGCGTGACTCGATCCCGTTTGGCGCCGCGCCTGGGGTGGCCTGGATCCGTGGGTCGCGGCTGGGTGGCTTTGTCTATACCGGAGGGGTTGAAGGGCGGGCGCGGCGGCAGGTGCCTGGGTAGCGTCCCGGGACGTGGTGTAGGAGCAGGCCGCGAGGGCGGCGTGCGAAGCTCCCCATAGCGCAGCATGCCGCCCGGGAGGTGGACATCGCCAGTCTTCGGTTAGAATTCGGGTTGCGACACCTGATCCTGACCCCGGAGACGACGATGACCGACGAGAGAATGGCCCTGATCGAGCTGATCGAAAAGGGGGCCGATGCCGATCTGATCCGCGACATGCTCGCCTTTGCCGCCGACCGCCTGATGAACCTGGAGGTGGAGGCCCTGACCGGCGCCCCGGCTGGCGTGCGCGGTCCGGATCGTCTCACTCACCGCAATGGCTATCGCGAGCGCGCCTGGGACACCCGCGCCGGCCGGATCGATCTTGCCATCCCCAAGCTGCGCAAGGGCTCCTACTTTCCAGTCTTTCTCGAGCCGCGTCGCATCGCCGAGAAGGCGCTCATCGCCGTGACCCAGGAAGCCTATGTCCAGGGCATCTCGACCCGCGCCGTGGACGATCTGGTCAAAGCCATGGGCGCGTCCGGCATCTCCAAGAGCCAGGTCTCACTGTCCTACTCCGCAATGTCTGCATTCCCCTTGCAGGCCATCCGTTCGCCCGCGAAATCAGCGAAGCGACCGGCGCCCCCCTCCGGCCATAATTCAGGCGCACGCTACTTAGTAGCATTGTGGCGTATGGAGTTCGCTCATGGCCGACCGAACGTTCTTTGTGGCCTTTAAAGACGGCCGATGGGAGTACTCTCACCATGAGAAGCACTTCGGCCCATATAGCTCGAAAGCCCATGCCATGGGCGAGGCGGTAGCAGCGGCAAGCGAAGCAGGACGCTTGCATGGGCACGCTCGGGTTATGGCCGCGGATGAAGACGGCCACATCTATACTGCTTGGACGTATGGTACTGATGCACCCTCTTGGATACTTAAATAGGGCTAAGATCCGGGTCCCCTTGCCTTGACTAACATCCGATGCAGATGCCGCGCGTGATGCTCTTTGTCTTCCTATCCCATGCGCGTTGTTGTTCATCAGCCTTTCGACGGGCGGCACCAGCTGCCGAAGACTCCTCCGCCGAGTAAGTCTGCGCTACCGGCTTTTGCAGTGCAGTTCCGGTGGCTGTCTTGTCATTGGCAAGTGCTGCATGCGACAACACGGCCGAAGTAATGATAACGACGATCGGGAGAACCCGCATTGGAATGTTCCTTCCGGAGCTCTTCAGGCTGCCCCAGAGTCACCATAGAGGCATTCGCTCGAGTCTCCTAACTTGAAGGCCATCCATCCTCTCCCACAGCCTGGAAGCGTCCTCGCTCCTCTCGTTGCTTGTCTCCGTTATGGTGCGGAGCGCAGAGGCTCTGCCAGTTGCTCGTATCCCAGAACAACTGCTGATCGCCCTTATGGGGAATGATGTGATCGACCACGGTTGCCGGCGTTACTCGCCCATCCTTCTTGCACATGACGCACAGGGGATGGCTCATCAGGTAGGTCTTGCGGGCTTTGTCCCAGCGTGTGGTGTAGCCTCTCTCTCGGGCTGAGCCTCTGCTCTCTCTTGGCCTTGACTAGAAGTTGAAGGGCTTGAGCATTCAGGCAACGTGAGGGCGGGTCAAGCACTTGCGCCTTACTCTGGGCTTCCCGTAACCGAGCTTCGGGATGATCACCTTGATCGTCAAGGTAGGCATGTCGCCCATCTGACCACCGTATACTCGGCGCTCACGACACCTGTCATGGCCACGCAGTCAACGAAGATACTCGGGCGGCGCTTTCCCTCACGCTGAAGGAGGGTGACGTCAGAACCAGGGCGTTGCATGTGCTCCTTTAGGTGAGCTTCAGTTCCCGCTTTATGGTCTGCCAGTTGTCGAACTGGATCATGTGCTTCTGCTTCTTCAGCATCTCGGAGCGACGTAGCTCTTTCAGGTTTTCCCTGAATGAACGGGTGAGGAAGCGACGACGGATGTCCATGGCGCCCTCAAATAGACTCGTTGCTACGATATGTGGAGAAATCAGCGGGCCTTTATCTGACCGTTGACCTTTTGGGCGTACTTTCGCCTCGCAGGTTTTTCCAGCCTTGAGGTAGACATGCGCGACGGAGTGCCGACCAGAAGAGAAGCTACGAGGCAGCTGTTTTTCTGGTCGCTGAATCGGCTCGGCCTCCTCTCCGGCGCGCTCCTGTGCCTGTCGGGCATATTCTACATCCTGGGCTAAGCTCTACCATAATAGCTCCACCGTCGCGATCGAGCCTTTCAAAAGGCGTATTGTTCGCCTAAGGTATCGGGATCAGCGGCTCCCTAGTCGACCGCTGCCCTTTTGGGCGCAATCTCGCACCTCGAAGCTTTTCAGGCTCAGAGGTGTGCTATGAACAATTCTTCTAAATCAGCGCAACCCTACCAAGCCGTCCTTGTGGACCCATCAACTGGGCTCGCTACGATCAAAACTATGGTTTGGGACACCGAAGTGCAGGCTCGAGAGTGGGCCTGTAGCCTCGCGCACACCTGCCGTGTCGAACTCTGGTACAATGAAAAGATGGTTGGTTGCTGCACGCCACCAGTTGGTCCAGACAATCCCAATCCCGCTTGAAGATGGTCGGCACCCTTTCTCCCCTACCAATATGAGGCTCTGTTATGCCCGTCGATATGCCACCAAGTAGAATGCCGTCACGCTCACATGAAGCTACGTTCAATCTTTGGTTTGACCGCTCATTGAACTGGCTAGCTGTACTTGTACTCGCTTCGATATGCGGATGGGCTTATCTGCTTTACGCTCCAAGCCTCTAAACGAAGGAGACCCAGCTCCTCAGCCATGCTCTCTTCCACGTAGAGGTCGAGGCGATCAACAGGCTGTTCCTACTGTCTGAACGCTCTTGTTTAAAGCACGTCGACAGTGGGGAACCTTGCCTTTTCTTGAATACACTCCCAGAGGAAACAAGCCAGCCCGATATCCCCTGTCCACAACGAGAAACGGCGGCGCCCGAACTGAGAAGCTTCAGCGTCGCTTTGCATGATAGCGTGCATTGCAAACGACCGAGCTCTATCGAGCCACCTGCTATCCCCAGTCCGGTCGAAGAGCTTTAGAAAAGCAAATCCATTGCCCGCAGTTCCATGGCAGAGATTTGATCCCTTCGCCAGTGGACCGGCGTTCCAAGTCAACTCACCGCCACCTAAGAGCAACTCATCGATGGGCTGGTCTAAACCAGCGAGAGCCGTCACCATTCCAGGAGCTCCATGGCAATGCTGAACTAAGGGAGGGGCGTCGGCCCGCTCGGCTCCTGCCCGTGGGGCCCAATTCACACCCTGCGAGCTTCTGATCGCTGTAACTTCGAGAGTCCGTGCAATCTGAGTTGAAAGTTGAGTCCAACGCCCTTCGCCTAAGAGGTCTCTTCCCTTATTCAGAACGTAGGCGTTCCCGGCATATCCGTGCACGGGACCAAGGTATTGCCCGCTTCTGCCATAAAGGATCTGTGTCCATATATGGCAGCCTACTCGCTCATCATATGCGAACGAAGCCTCGAGTGATCCAGCTCCTGCGCAATAAAGATCTCGCCACTTGGCCGAGTTGGTTGACCGGTACACTTCGAGAGCAACGAGCATCGTGCCCGGAGCTCCCCACATAAGCTCTAACGATGGATCGTCTGTATTCTTCGCAACCGTATCTGCGAGGTGTAACAGGATCTCATCAGACAGCGAGATCTTCCAGTCTGTGAACAGGATGCCAGCGTCGCCCAGCAACCACGAACGGGTTTGCCATCCAGTCCCAAGAGCCTTTCGCCATGCCTCGCTTTCAAGCATTTGGCGGTTCCGGCGCTGAATGTCTGGAAGGAACTCGGCGAAACACCTTCCTGGGCTTGCTGCACCCTCTCGAACTAGATGATCGAGCCCCCACACTACGCCAGCAGCGCCGAAATAAAGTGGTGTATGTGGGCCCGTCTCATTTCCTTCTTGATCGTTGGGATGGATGGGCCACAGCTCTTTCGTAGTGAAAGTATCGCGAGTGTCTGTGACGATGCGCTCGATGGCATCCCTAGCGACACTTGGATCCCATACAATGGCCTCGATTGGCTGGTGACGAGATGGGTCGAATAGTGCCGCCATTGCCGCTACAAGTTTACCTGAGGGGGCCTTTGCGAGGACTTCATATCACTCCCTCTAAAGCTCAACCACCATATTCTGAGCCCAACGATCCTCGTCGACCTTATGACGACAGATCTCTATCATGAGACAGCTGTCGTCTCGGCGGCAGGTTTCGCGATTGGGTATGAGGAAAGATGAACGCTTAGACAGAGGTATATTCAGAGTGGGTTCACTCCTTCGGGAGCAATCTCTGTGCATCCCTTGAGGAGGGTAACATGTTGAAGAAAGTGGTCTTTGCTCTCGCGCTTTCCGCCGCCGGCTTCGGAGCCCAGGCAGCCTCTGCGAACCCGCTAGGCAGCCCTGCCGTGATCCCCGAGGCTTCGCGTGCTTTGGTGCAGAGCATCCAGTACTACGACCCGCCTCGTTATGAGCGGCGGTACGAAGGCCCACCGCGTGGCTACTATGAACGTCCGTACTGGCGCCGCGGCGATGGCCCTCCGCCATGGGCGCGGCCCTGGTGGCATCGCAGTTACGAGCGGCCATACTGGGAAGGGCGCGAGTACTA contains the following coding sequences:
- a CDS encoding phosphoribosyltransferase; amino-acid sequence: MQPDDLSFRNRAEAGRQLVPRLMAFVAENPIVLALPRGGVPVAFEIAQALQAPLDLIFVRKIGAPGHAEFGLGAVVDGAHPQVVLNEEALRHVKVPPGYIEDETERQLKEIERRREHYLAGRRPVDVEGRIAIVVDDGIATGSTVRAALKGLSRARPARLVLTVPVAPQDTLARLASEADEVICLMTPEEFYAVGEYYDDFRQISDREVMRLLDEAQRWKREDVP
- a CDS encoding YbhB/YbcL family Raf kinase inhibitor-like protein, with the translated sequence MSLTITSPAFRDGEVIPIRHTRDGENLSPPLAWRDAPPETRSYVLIVEDPDAPSGTFRHWVLYNIPAGETGLPEGTSAQVLRGAGECVNGFGKTRYDGPQPPKGHGPHHYHFRLAALDAPRLDIPASTRAEDVWAKVQPHIIAEAEVVGVYER
- a CDS encoding sigma factor, with amino-acid sequence MRAFAISLTHDVNRAEDLLQSTLLKACDRRNRFEPGTCLQAWLFTILKNDFHTEH
- a CDS encoding sigma factor-like helix-turn-helix DNA-binding protein; this translates as MPEQLDELELQDLLQALSKLPAWQREVLLLVGVEGLSYEEIAARQHVTVGTVNSRVNRVRHHLAQILSLGPDDAIGSRFSHPERADAEAQRACITSVDLGAKASHERACSPVLGGPSDHSRSGPGRRARPTGSGSAGLCEGRGSSHHRATLLA
- the hfq gene encoding RNA chaperone Hfq — encoded protein: MTAKSTSPLQDTLLQHLRDGNIEVTMFLVNGIRLLGWIKRFDSFTVQLVRGSSSQVVYKHAISTILPAEPIPLFVPEAESDDDRSHPDLEHKVQ
- a CDS encoding recombinase family protein: MAEGRFVSYLPVSTAKQGRSDLGLEAQRQAVADYLNGGQWQLVTEVLEIESGKRADRLRLAEALRLCRLHQAALVIAKLDRLSRDAHFLLGLKKAGVDFVAADMQSASRLTVGIMAMVDEERRMISKCTKGALAAAKARAISLATRQAKARSCATDLALIIEELRTSGTVTLQRIAEGLNAKGLRTARGGAWSREQVRRVLDRTVAGGMRWVGP
- a CDS encoding HNH endonuclease signature motif containing protein produces the protein MSHPLCVMCKKDGRVTPATVVDHIIPHKGDQQLFWDTSNWQSLCAPHHNGDKQREERGRFQAVGEDGWPSS
- a CDS encoding lanthionine synthetase C family protein; translated protein: MAALFDPSRHQPIEAIVWDPSVARDAIERIVTDTRDTFTTKELWPIHPNDQEGNETGPHTPLYFGAAGVVWGLDHLVREGAASPGRCFAEFLPDIQRRNRQMLESEAWRKALGTGWQTRSWLLGDAGILFTDWKISLSDEILLHLADTVAKNTDDPSLELMWGAPGTMLVALEVYRSTNSAKWRDLYCAGAGSLEASFAYDERVGCHIWTQILYGRSGQYLGPVHGYAGNAYVLNKGRDLLGEGRWTQLSTQIARTLEVTAIRSSQGVNWAPRAGAERADAPPLVQHCHGAPGMVTALAGLDQPIDELLLGGGELTWNAGPLAKGSNLCHGTAGNGFAFLKLFDRTGDSRWLDRARSFAMHAIMQSDAEASQFGRRRFSLWTGDIGLACFLWECIQEKARFPTVDVL